Within the Paenibacillus sp. AN1007 genome, the region ATCACCGGATTTTTCCCTTTGAATAAGGGAATCAAAAAAATCTAGGGATAATAACAATCGGAAAATGGTACTGCACTCGGAGTGGCCCCGTGTAACATACTATTTTTCATCACATCGTGTACAACAAGAAAAATCCCTAATCCTCACATAAGGATCAGGGATGACGTCTCGCATATGGCAGTCTGTATATGTGCAGCAGGAAGCGCTCACGCACAGAATGGCCCGAAACGTTGTCCTTTCCTCGAAGGAACACCGGCTTGTACGTCCAGGGCTGGTAATCTGACTTACAGGATGGCTCCTGTTTCACAGTGGCGGGACCGTGCTGGATTTACACCAGCTTCCCCATTTACCCTTGTGCACATCATGACTTGTCTTTGCTCATCATGAACATCTGCTTCACACGCGGGACCCTTGGTCGTTAATGATGGTTAATCCATGTGACCGATAGATGCAGTTAGCTCCGCACGAATCACATCAGCTCAGGCCTTGCAGCCTATCACACCAATATGCTCGTACCGAGTCACACTTCTGTTGTGATTATAGGGTATATTGCACCGCCTTACAAGCCGATAGACGGAAAATTCACACGGCTGCCAAGCCAGCGGTTCCCCTGCTTTTCAATGTATACCTGAATCGCCTGTCCCGGGATCACATGTGTATCCCAGAATCCAACACCTTCAATAAGACGGGACAGCATGTAACGGATGACTCCGCCATGTGTCACAATCAATGTTCTATGTGAAGTCCGGCCTGACCAGATATGTTCATGCAGAAAAGAATCTATTCGTCCCGCGAATGACGGCCATGCTTCCCCTTCAGGCGGCGCAACCTCCTGCGGTTGATCGATCCAGCGCCGGTAGAGCGGATTATGCTGCAGCTGCTCGTAGGTCAAACCTTCCCATTGTCCAAAATCATTCTCGCGCAGGCGCGCATCCAACTTTGCCTGTGCAGCAGCCTGAGGCGCGGTGTACGCCAAGGTCTGACGACAGCGAAGAAGGTCACTGCAGTATACGGCGTCCCATGTAAGATTGCGGCACTGCCGGCTTAGCAGAGCCAGCTCTTCTTGAGCACCCGGCAGCAGACCAATGTCGGTATGCCCCAGGTATCTTTTTTCCACATTCCACTGGGTTGTTCCATGACGGATCAGTACAATGCTCCGCTTTGACGAAGACTGTTTTGATCCAAACTGTTCTAACTCACCGTGCTGCGATCCATTCTGTTCTGATTCACTAGAGTCTGGATCACTTTGCTCCTGCCCTTCTTTAATTACCACAATAGCGCACCTCCTATTAACCACACACCCATGGTTGCTAAGAAACAAAGGCCCACAAAAGCGCCAGCTGACCAAAACATTAGCCTTGTCGTTCGTACAATATCTTCGGCCTCCATCGGCCGCGCAGCCTCGCCCATATAAGCACGAAACGAGGCAATACCGTGATACACGTTATGTCCGCCCAGCCGAATGCCAAGTGCTCCGGCCACTGCCGATTCGGGAAAACCGCTATTGGGACTGGGATGCAGCCTCGCATCACGGGCAACCATGCGTGCTGCACCTCGGGCATCCAGCCTGAGCACCCGTGCGCCTACAATTAACAGTGCGGCGGTTACGCGCGCAGGAATCCAGTTTGCCCAATCATCCAGACGGGCAGAGGCCCAGCCAAGATGCAGATATTTTTCGTTTTTATAACCAACCATGGAGTCCAGCGTATTGACAGCCCGGTAAGCCATAGCCAGCGGAGCGCCGCCAATGAGCGCATAGAACAGAGGGGACACGATGGCATCAACAATATTTTCCGCGACCGTCTCCACCGTTCCCCGGACCACCTCGGGCTCGTCCAGATGTGCGGTATCACGTCCAACAATCATGCTCAGGGAACGCCGTGCGGCAGGCCAATCCTGCTGTTTCAGATGACGATATACTTCCATTCCTGCGTCTCTTAAACCTTTGGAAGCAATCGTGGTGGCGATCAGAACGATTTCGGCTGCAGCCGCTAAAAGGGGATGAATCTTACCAAGCAGCAGCAAAAGACCCCAGGTGACGGCAAAAGAACCACCTGCAATCAAGATCGGGAACAAGATTCCGGCTTTTTTCAGACCTGCATCTGTGTTCACACGTAATCGAATTACACGCTCCAGAGCCGAGATGGCTTTCCCCATACCGATAACCGGATGCGGAATCCAGCGCGGGTCTCCAATGCATCGGTCTAGTATATACGCCAGAATGATAACCCAAGCCCCCCCCATGCCAATCCAGAACGAGGAAGCCCATAGATGTTCCAATTCCAATGTCATTGCCGTCCTACCCTCTCTTTCCACTGCAGTCCAGCCTGAAGACTTTCGGTCACTGTGTCATACACCAGTCTGCCGATGACCGCCCCCAAAGCCGTTGCTGTACCCGCGTAAGTGTGAAGCGGCTGGATATCGTCCCCGTTCTGACGAACAGCAAGCACAATGGCATCCGTTGTTGTACCTGTGGCAGGCAGTCCGTTCTCCGAATCGGCAATGCCTGCATCCGCAAGCGCTCGAGCTTTGGCCTCCACTGCCGTCTGAACCGCATTGACCATTGCTCCCGAAGTCATCCGGCCGTTGAACCAGAGCATGATATTAATTGTGCCAGGGATATATGGAGCTCTGTTTTGGGTTTGCCCATGGATATCAAAAACAGTTCTCTCCGAACCTGCACGTGCAGCATTCGATACTCCGGCAGTTGTACAGCACAGCAGCCCGAATTCCGAACTTGTAAATTCCTGAATGGAGGTATGCTCCAGCCTAACAGCTGTTAATAATCCGGCACATTGATCGGCCTGTTCCTGCCATTCACGCAGCGCCTGAGCGATATCACGGGGTGGATCATCACAGCGGTAGTGTTTGTCCACATAAATGTTAAAGACGCGATTCAATTCAAGCATCCCGCCGCCATATACTGCGCTGGACAGTGCAGAAGCAGAATGCGGAATCTGTGCTTTGATATGCCGTTCATGCGCAGAGATGTGCAGCCCAGGCCAGGAAGAGGATACATAGACGTTCTCGCCTATTTTTCCATGTGTAAAATAGTTATAAAACGGGAGTGTCATGACCGCTTTCCTCCCTTTCCTTTTTCGGAATGCTGCTTATGGCTCTGCTGACCTGCCTGATCAGAAGATGCCAGACACGCGTCCTGATCCTTGCTCCGCTCAAGCACACTTCCCAACACGTCAAGCAGTCTGTCATTGGCCTGGGCACCTTTGACCGCGAAGCGTACATGTCCTGCACCAAGCCCCGGATACATGGCACAGCTGCGAATCAAAATGCCTCGCTTCCCCAATGCTTCCTGGATGGAAGCCGCCGTCCATGGTTCTGGCACACGCGCCAGAATAAAATTTGCCTCACCCGGCGTTACGCTGCACCCATACATCTCCAGCGATGTAATTAATCGTGCCCGTTCACGCGTAATATGCGATATCGTTTCCTGTTCAAAACGTTCGCCGCTGCGCAGGCAGGCTTCTCCTGCAATTAATGCCAGTCCATTCACACTCCAAGTCACCTGTTTCTCCGTCATCGCCTGTATGTATGCTGCACTCCCCAAGGCATATCCGAGTCGCAGTCCGGGAATAGCGTAGAACTTGGTCATGGAGCGGATAATAATCACATTCGGGTATTTATCCAGATGCGGAGCAAGAGACTGCCGCCGGGAAACTGGAATAAAATCAATAAAGGCTTCGTCAATAACGAGTACCGTATCCTTCTCTTCAGCTTTGCGGGCAAGTCTGTGAAGCACTTCCACCGGATACTGCACACCGTTTGGATTGTTCGGCTGTCCAAGGAAAAGCAGGTCTACCTTCTCCATCAACTGTTCGATATCTTCGGTTCTCGCCTGCCAATTCAATTCTTCCCGGCCTGCTGCATGGATGACCTCCGCACCGAATTGCCGCGCCAAAGTGCTGTACTCCGAAAAGCCCGGTTCCACCGTTCCTACTCTGCGTGGAGCAAGTGCCAGCAGAATCAGAGCCATGCTTTCGGCAGCTCCATTGGCTACGGAAATCTGCTTCTTCGTTACCCCCAAACGCTCACTCAACAGTGCTTTGAATGCCCGATGGCCCGGATCAGGATAACGAAGCACGGAGTGCAGACCTTGCTGCAGTGCTTCGAGCACCTCTCTAGGCGGTCCTAGCGGGTTAATATTGGCGCTGTAATCGAGGAAATCTGCCGCACTGCCTCCAAATCGCGAAGCAGCCGTCTCCACATCTCCGCCATGTCCGAATACTTCGATATAACCGGTCATTCTTCCGTCATCCTCTCTGTCTGTTCTTTTTATTATGGATGGCACATGAGGGACGGGTCAATGCTGTATTACTTTTCAATATCATATACCTGGAAAGGGAGGCTTCAAAATAAAGGGCATCACGTGTTTTCTTTGTGTCCCAACGACAATTCGTTTACAATAGAAGAGGAATTTCAGGAACTTCGGTTTTCTGATTCATGGATACAAGCATCACTACATAAGGGGCTTCGCGCCTCTCACATACATTAATGGAGGAATGACCATGCTGTTTGTAGACAACCAGGGCATTACAGATCCTTCTGTAAACCTCGCGATTGAGGAATACATTCTGAAGCATCTGCCGATGGAGGATGACAGCTACCTGCTGTTTTACATCAACCGTCCGTCCATCATCATTGGCAAGCACCAAAATACGATTGAAGAAATTAATATCGAATACGTTCAGGATAACGGTGTGCAGGTGGTACGCCGTCTTTCCGGGGGCGGCGCAGTGTATCACGATCTGGGCAACCTGAACTTCAGTTTCATCACTGCGGATGACGGTCAATCCTTCCATAACTTCCGCAAGTTCACCCAGCCTGTGGTTGAAGCGCTGCACGAACTTGGCGTCAATGCCGAGTTGACCGGACGCAATGATCTGCAAGTCGGCGAAAAGAAAATTTCGGGCAACGCCCAATTTGCTACCCGCGGACGCATGTTCAGTCACGGCACGCTGATGTTTGATCTGAATCTGGAGCATGTTCAGGCATCCTTGAACGTCAATCCCGAGAAATTCAAATCCAAGAGCACCAAGTCGGTACGCAGCCGGGTTGCCAACATTCGTGATCTGATTGACACCAATCTGACGATTGAAGAGTTCCGTGATGAGCTGCTGCGTCATATTTTCCGCATGGAGCCGCAGGACGTTCCTCAGTACAAGCTGACCGAGAAGGACTGGGACAAAATCAAGGAAATCTCGGCCGAGCGTTATAACAACTGGGACTGGAACTACGGTCTGTCACCAGAAAGCAATGTGAAGCACACCCGCAAATTCCCGGTCGGCATCATTGATCTGCGCATGAACATCAAGGATGGACGCATCGAAGATATTAAAATTTTCGGCGATTTCTTCGGTGTTGGTGATGTGGCAGATATCGAGGACATGCTGCGCGGCAAGCGTTACGATGAGACTGAAGTGCGTTCAGCACTGGAAGGTCTGAATGTGAAGCATTACTTTGGCAACCTGGAGCTGGAAGACTTTATCGGCCTTGTTTTCCTGGAAGAATAACAAAGAAAATATGACATTTAGATGGGTATAGATGGTTTGAACGAATTTTCGATTACACATTTAACGGAAAAGGCAGAACTATTCGTTTACACAATAACGGAGAAGACAGAAAAAAACCGGAGAAGCAAAGCGTTCGCCTGAAAGCTTTCTGCAAGAAAGCTGCATCGGAAGCATACGCTTATCACCGGATTTTCCCCTTTAACAAAAGGGAATCAAAAAATCGGGGGATAACAGCGATCGGAAGGTTATTCTGTCTTCGGAGTGACCGCGTAAATCACCGGTGGTTCAACTTTTAAGTTCTAATAAAAATCCGGTGATGATTAGAGCGATCATAAGATGAATCTACATTTGGAGTGACTCGTGTAATCTATTTATTTCGTTCAATGATATAGAAGCAGATAAAAAAAGGAGAGAAACATCACATGACTTACAAACTCATTGCCATCGACATCGATGACACTCTGATTAACGACAACAAGGAAGTTACACCGGCTACACAAACAGCTCTGGAACAAGCGGTAGCCCATGGAGTTGTTGTTACCCTTGCTACAGGACGCGCTTATGCCTCCGCGCAGGCACTTGCACGTCAAACCAAGCTGAACGTACCGATCATTACGTATCAGGGCGCTTTGGTGAAAAACCTGCTTGATGAAAAAGTGCTTTATGAGCGCTATGTACCGCAGGAGGCTTCCCGCAAACTGTTTGACTACTGTCTGGAGAAAAATCTGCACCTGCAAACGTACATCGACGACAAGCTGTATGCTCGTGAAGAAAACCAGAAACTGCTTGACTATGCCAAGCTGAACGGCACGCAATATTACATCGAGTCTGACTTCATCAAAGTCATCGAACAACCAACACCTAAACTGCTGATCATCGACGAGCCGGACTATCTGGATCAAGTGGCTGTAGAGCTTCGTGAGCTGCTTGGACCAGAAGTGCACATTACCAAATCCAAGCCGTACTTCCTCGAAATTATGCATAAGGAAGGTACGAAAGGCCACGCCCTGACGTTCCTGGCTGAGCATTTCGGTCACGAGCTTAGCGAGTGCATTGCCATCGGTGACTCCTGGAACGATCATGAGATGCTGGAAGTGGCGGGTCTTGGTGTAGCGATGGGTAACGCCATCCCTGCGCTGAAAGATCTGGCAGACTACATTACGGCGAGCAACAACGAAGACGGCGTCAAAGAGGTTATCGAGAAATTTGTACTGAACGCAGAGTAAACAATACGCTGTGAATCAAAAAAACAGCCCGGATACCACGATCAATTGTGGTTCCGGGTTTTGTTTGTAGTTTTATTTTTTATTTTTGGCCAGCAATACTGCGGTTAAAAAAGAAATCTGTAACGACACAGTAATAGCAACCGAAACCATAATATTCGTTGAATCGGATATATGAACGAAAAATAAAACAAGAATGAATACCAGGATAGAAAGAATCACACTGGCTAAGAAATTCAGGAAAACTTTTTTCATCATTTCACACGACTCCTCAAAGTAACAACTCTTACTATCATACTATAGAGGAGATTCTCCCGGTATATTCTAGGAGCCTTGCACAATCACCTTCGTACGTTTCCCTTTCTTCAACCAGCTGCTCACCTTATCATTCATAGCCAGCAGGCCAGAGATCACCAGCACTACACCAACCCAGGTAATCCAGCTGACATGCTCTCCGTAAACAACTGCCCCAAGCCCAACCGCGATCGGTGGAGAGATGTACAGCCACGTTGCCGGGAACAATGGATTTGTGCGCGACATGATCCAGTAGAACAGACTGTGCCCGACCATCGAACCGATTACGGTCAGATATATCACAGATGATACCGCAGGCAGTACATCGAGTGCCGACATGTTCCACGACTCCGTCAACGCTGACAGGATAAATAACAACACGCCGCCATACATCATCTGCACCGCATTAATCGCAACAGGACTCATCGAACTGAATTGATGAATGACTTTTTTGGAATAAAGCGTACCTGCCGAATAACATACTTCCCCTATCAACACAGCGATGCATCCCCACAAAAATAAAGACCCTGCTCCCAGCGATACGCCTGGCAAAACAACAAGCACAACGCCTGTAAAACCAATCAGGCAGCCAACAAGCATGCGAGCCGATGTTTTCTGCCGCAGTAGCGCTGTCTGCATGAGCATAATCATCAGCGGGCCTGTAGCCGATAGGATGGCACCCACGCCAGAGCTGACATGCTGTTCAGCCCAATATAACGTGGCAAACGTGCCGAAGGTCAGACCTGCTCCGGTAATCAGCATTTCTTTGCGCCACAACAAGGACATTTTCACATGCCCCTTCATCCTCATCCATGTAAACATCAATGCTCCTGCTATCACAAACCGCAGTCCCGCTGAGAGGAAAGGCGGCATGCCTGCCTCAACTCCAACCTTAATCGCCAGAAACGTTGTCCCGAAAACAAGACACATTACGGTAAATGCAATCCCCACCATGTTAACCACTCCTTTATCTGTTCTCCATCATAGCTCATGGTCTATAGAACAGAATGAACAAAACAGAACAGTTCCTCCGCTTTAGCTGTTACAATGGAGTTCAAAAGGAGCGTGAATCGGGTGGGCAAAACGTTAATGATGACAGATAACAGCATGAAACGGTACGAGCAGGTCATCCATTATCTCATTGTGCGGATCGAGGCAGGTGAATGGGCTGAAGAGGAAAAACTGCCTTCGGTGCGAAGCCTGTCCGAACTGCTCGGCGTACATCGGCTTACAGTATTCAAAGCGTATCAAGAGTTAAAGCAGCGCGGCATTGTTTATGTCAAAGATAAATCCGGTTATTATGTCAGTCCTGCCAAACCAATAGCGGATGCAGATCAGGCCGATGACCCGTCCGTATCTGCCTGGCTTCATTGGGATACGCTGGATCGCGTCCAATCGCTGGAAGCTGAGTATCAGTTCTCCAAATCCTTGATCGACCCTTCCCTGCTGCCCAACCGATATTGGGGGGAGCTGATGCGTGACTTGCTGGATCAGTATCCTCGCCTGCTGGGCACCTATTCGACGATCCAAGGTGATCTGGAGCTGCGCAGCAGTCTCGCAGATCACCTGACGACGAAGGAACGTTTCTATCTCTCGGCTGATGAGGTGCTGATTACTTCCGGTGCGCAGCAGGCGATTGATGTCATCGCTCGTGCACTGGTCAAGCCTGGGGATCGGGTGTTGATTGAGCGGCCGACTTATGGCCCTGCCATGGAAATTTTTCGTAAACAAGGGGCAAAGCTTGTCTTTACCGATATCCACCCGGAGGGTTACGATCTGGAGCAGATTGAGCATCTGATGAAAACGGAGAAACCTCGCCTCTTTTATATGACACCGACGTTTCAAAATCCAACGGGACTCAGCATTTCTGTGGAGCAGCGCAAACTGCTGCCGGAAATGGCTGAACAATATGGCTGTTATCTGGTGGAGGATGACAGCACCTATGATATTTATTTTAAAGAGAAACCTCCCGCACCCATTTTCACTTACGATACTTCCGGGCATACGTTGTACATCCGCAGCTACAGCAAATACGTAGTTCCCGGGTTGCGAATCGCAGCCATTATGTGCCGTCCACACCTCATGGCAGGGCTGCAGGCGATCAAGGCTTTGACCGACAACGGATCACCGCTGCTGAATCAGAAGCTGTTTCTTCGTTACTTTCAATCGGAACGCATGCAGCAGCATCTGTCCAAATTACGAACTGCGATTCAGCTTCGAATGGAAGTGATGGAGCAGTGTCTGCTGGAAACGAACTGGACTTGGACACGTCCCGAAGGTGGTTTGAACATCTGGGCCGAGCTGCCAGAAGGGATTGATACAGGCAGACTGCTGCACCAAAGCATGGAGAAGTCCGTTGCTTTCGTGCCAGGAACCGTATTTGATCCTTCCCACGATTCGGGGAGCCGCAAAATCCGTCTCTCCTTCTCCTATGCGCGGGAACAGCAGATTCGGGAAGGCATGCACAGATTAATCACAATAGCGGAGAAAAAGTAAAAACGAATAGGCAGCAGCTCCGAGCGCTGATAAAGGCGCGGAGTGCTGGCAATGCCGCGGAGTTCTGATAAAGGCGCAGAGCACTGCCAGAGGCTCGAACAAGATTTCGGGAACCGCAGGCTCGGAAAGCGAAGCAGTACCATTTCCCTGATTGCTGGCTGCTGGACCTAATGGTTTGGAGCGCTAACGATCACCAGAAACCTTATTCAGGCGTTTTTCTCCATCTGAGAAGTCTAACGATTCTCAGTGACGCTATTTTAACCAAACAGTGCGATTTACGCTCATTTTTTGTCCAAAATGCTGAAATAGCGTCTCCTGGAATCGTTACATTTTCAAATCGCTTGAAATGCATCAAATAGAGTCTTCTGGAATCGTTAGCGGTTAAAAACCCGCAGGAACATCAAGTCCACGAGTTCATGAGTCCATGCATCCATGAATCCGATCTGCCTATAGATCCTTTCTCTCGAACAGGCGGATCGTAACCATATACGATAAGAAAAACATTCCTATAACAGCAGTGGAAATCCCTATAATGACCGGTGCTGTAATCAGCCCTTCTTTACCAACCACCTTGAAAATAAATGCAGCAGGCTGAGCCAGAATAACCAGACAGACCAAAAAAATAATATTGATGATCATTGCCCCTTTTTTGCTAAGTGCATAGAAAAGCGGCATGTAAACGGACACCAGCACAAGTACTATACCCATCGAAATGAGGATGTCCAATGGGGAATGATTGGGTTTGTTCAGTTCAGGATAATTCAAATTAATCAGCTTGTGAATTCCGTAGGAAACAAGAACTCCGCACAGGGCAGTGAGAATGGAAGACAGAAATTTGGCCTGCACGATCTGTTTGCGGCTGACCGGAAGCGTGACTAGAAAGTTATGGTTGTGGTTGGTGATGTCAATCATCGTAATAAGCACAGTTGAACCAAAAGCCGTATATATCCCAACGATATACATGGACCATTCCATCTGCGGGATAAAAGCCCAACTGAAAACAACAATATACACAGCAAGAATCCACAAAGCACCTCTCAGCGCGATAAAGTCTTTGCGAAGCAGATTAAGCATGCTTACTTCCCCCTTTTACTGTAAAATAAATGAGGTCTTCCAAAGCGGGTCTATGCAAAAGAGCCTCGTTACCAAACAAGCGCTGTGCTTCTGCTTTGTTATCCGACAATGCCTCAAAGCCAATCGATGTTTCACGAATGCCAACGAATTGACGCCGGGTATCGGCATCCAGCAGCTCCAGATCTCCTTTGACAATAGTGTAGCGTTCCAGCACATCGTCTTTGGTTTCATTGAAAATGAGCCTGCCCCGGTTGACAAACGCGATATAGTCCGAGATACGCTCTAGATCTGTCGTAATGTGTGTCGAGAAAATGATTGATTTGGTCTCGTCCTGAATGATGCCAGCCAGCAGATCAAGCAGCTCCCTCCGAAAAACCGGATCAAGCCCGGATGTCGGTTCATCCATGACAAGCAGATCAGCATTATGTGACAAAGCTGCCGCAAGCGAAAATTTGATCTTCATTCCTTTGGATAAATCCCTAATTTTCTTTTTCGGGGACAATTCGAACTGCTCCAAATAACTCTTGAACAAGGCATGATCCCAGCGGCTGTAAAATGGAGCAACCAGACGTGCCATCTCCCGAATCGTCAGATGCTCATAATAGAAGCATTCATCGGACACAATACCGAGCCGCTGTTTGACAAACGCATCACTGCTGACTCTATCACTCCCCAGGGTCCGTAAAGTTCCCTGATCGGGATGAATGAGTCCCGTAATCATTTTAATCAACGTGCTCTTTCCAGCCCCGTTCGGACCGATAAGTCCTGTGATATATCCCTGCTTCACATCCATCGATATATTATCCACCTTGAATAAAGGGTAGGCTTTTGAAACATTACGCAATTCTATAGCATTCATCTGTTTATTCCTCCTCCAGTAACAAAGTAAGATGATGGATCAAATCCTGCGATTTAATGCCCAGTTCCCTGCTCTCCTGAATGACTTCAAGCATCTTGGCTTCCAATTGTTTCATTCGCCTCTCCCGGATAAATTCCTGATTTGCTCCGGATACGAAGCTTCCCTTGCCAACAACGGAATCAATCAGCTGCTCTTTCTCCAGCTCTTCGTATACACGTTTCGTTGTAATAACGCTGACTTGCAAATCCTTCGCAAGCTGACGGATCGAAGGCAGACTATCTCCTGCTGCAAGTTTTCCGTTCAAAATATGCTGACGGATCTGGGATAAAATCTGGATATAGATGGGGTCGCTTGATGCATTGGATATCCGTATATTCACGTTCATTCACCTCACTGCCGCTGTATGATATAATCAACCAGGCATAGTGTATATATATAATATATACACTATGCCTGGTTGAAGTCAACGCTCTTATTTAACATTTTTACCCGACCTCACAAAAAAAGAGATGACAGTCTCCTGTCATCCCTGAAAACCGGCTGCGTATCCTCACGCACCTGTAATAACCTTATCCACCAGACCATATTCTACTGCTTCAGCCGCAGTGAGGAAGTAATCCCGGTCGGAGTCTTTTTCAATTCGCTCAAGCGGCTGACCTGTGTGGTCTGCAAGCAGCTGATTCAAGCGCTGACGGTGCTGTATAATGCGATTGGCATGAATGAGCATGTCTGATGCCTGACCACGTGTGCCGCCATGCGGCTGATGAATCATAATTTCACTGTTTGGCAGTGCCATTCGTTTCCCCTTGGTACCTCCTACCAGCAGTATGGTGCCGAAACTTGCCGCCATGCCTGTACAGATCGTCGAAACATCCGGCCGCACAAACTGCATCGTATCATAGATCGAGAACCCCGCCGTTACGGATCCCCCGGGACTATTAATGTACATTTGAATATCCTTATCCGGGTCCTCTGCGCTCAAAAACAACAATTGGGCTACGATCGCATTGGCCATCTGATCCTCAATCTCGCCCGACACCATAATGATCCGGTCTTTCAGCAAGCGTGAATAAATATCATAACTCCGCTCACCACGAGCGGTCTGTTCTACCACATAAGGTACTACGTTCATCTATGTCGCCTCCTTGTTATCAGGCAGCCATGTGTACCGAATATCCTTCTCTGTACGACATCCACTTCTTACGAGAAGAAGCATATCCGTATGTCACCGGCTGCACGGATGGAGACGGCAAAGTGTGCTGCAGGATCGTACCCGCTACAGCCATCGGATCATCGGTCCGATTCAGGCACAGGTCAATAAGGCCAGCGGTATCCCCGCGGCGGAAAGCCATCAGATAGCTGCGAAGCTGCTCTTGTTCCAGATGAACAAGCCCTTCGATCGCACTCTTTTCTAACGATGCATCCTTTCCCTCCTGCTCCAGCTCATGCCTCACCTTGCTTATGCCAGTACGGGCACGATTTAATGCTGCTTTTACAGCACCTTCCGTTGTGCCGAGCATCCCTGCAGTCTCTGCCGCCGTATAACCCATCATTTCACGTAATATATATATCACCCGCTGCCATGCGGGCAGTGCGCTGACCAGAAGCTGCACCGCAGACTCCAGCTCTTCAAACGACTCTTCCTCCGCATACCGAGATACGACAGGTTTCAGTCCGTCGAG harbors:
- a CDS encoding PLP-dependent aminotransferase family protein, whose protein sequence is MMTDNSMKRYEQVIHYLIVRIEAGEWAEEEKLPSVRSLSELLGVHRLTVFKAYQELKQRGIVYVKDKSGYYVSPAKPIADADQADDPSVSAWLHWDTLDRVQSLEAEYQFSKSLIDPSLLPNRYWGELMRDLLDQYPRLLGTYSTIQGDLELRSSLADHLTTKERFYLSADEVLITSGAQQAIDVIARALVKPGDRVLIERPTYGPAMEIFRKQGAKLVFTDIHPEGYDLEQIEHLMKTEKPRLFYMTPTFQNPTGLSISVEQRKLLPEMAEQYGCYLVEDDSTYDIYFKEKPPAPIFTYDTSGHTLYIRSYSKYVVPGLRIAAIMCRPHLMAGLQAIKALTDNGSPLLNQKLFLRYFQSERMQQHLSKLRTAIQLRMEVMEQCLLETNWTWTRPEGGLNIWAELPEGIDTGRLLHQSMEKSVAFVPGTVFDPSHDSGSRKIRLSFSYAREQQIREGMHRLITIAEKK
- a CDS encoding ABC transporter ATP-binding protein translates to MNAIELRNVSKAYPLFKVDNISMDVKQGYITGLIGPNGAGKSTLIKMITGLIHPDQGTLRTLGSDRVSSDAFVKQRLGIVSDECFYYEHLTIREMARLVAPFYSRWDHALFKSYLEQFELSPKKKIRDLSKGMKIKFSLAAALSHNADLLVMDEPTSGLDPVFRRELLDLLAGIIQDETKSIIFSTHITTDLERISDYIAFVNRGRLIFNETKDDVLERYTIVKGDLELLDADTRRQFVGIRETSIGFEALSDNKAEAQRLFGNEALLHRPALEDLIYFTVKGGSKHA
- a CDS encoding RNA polymerase sigma factor, which codes for MAFVKSADHQVNRMLFEWSSTHSEYTVDEVNECSRDSSACENRSAGGHEANAASKTAETFQGNKVYRATLTRAADQTQDIEVKGNAAAVSLSDSALTTLHQILPDLMDSLYAYGLSLTKSVTETEDLVQETCLKVLSSAAVQASGRTGEFNWEAYLIRTARNTWIDSIRKQEKLRSLLDGLKPVVSRYAEEESFEELESAVQLLVSALPAWQRVIYILREMMGYTAAETAGMLGTTEGAVKAALNRARTGISKVRHELEQEGKDASLEKSAIEGLVHLEQEQLRSYLMAFRRGDTAGLIDLCLNRTDDPMAVAGTILQHTLPSPSVQPVTYGYASSRKKWMSYREGYSVHMAA
- a CDS encoding ABC-2 transporter permease, with product MLNLLRKDFIALRGALWILAVYIVVFSWAFIPQMEWSMYIVGIYTAFGSTVLITMIDITNHNHNFLVTLPVSRKQIVQAKFLSSILTALCGVLVSYGIHKLINLNYPELNKPNHSPLDILISMGIVLVLVSVYMPLFYALSKKGAMIINIIFLVCLVILAQPAAFIFKVVGKEGLITAPVIIGISTAVIGMFFLSYMVTIRLFERKDL
- a CDS encoding GntR family transcriptional regulator, whose translation is MNIRISNASSDPIYIQILSQIRQHILNGKLAAGDSLPSIRQLAKDLQVSVITTKRVYEELEKEQLIDSVVGKGSFVSGANQEFIRERRMKQLEAKMLEVIQESRELGIKSQDLIHHLTLLLEEE
- the clpP gene encoding ATP-dependent Clp endopeptidase proteolytic subunit ClpP; this encodes MNVVPYVVEQTARGERSYDIYSRLLKDRIIMVSGEIEDQMANAIVAQLLFLSAEDPDKDIQMYINSPGGSVTAGFSIYDTMQFVRPDVSTICTGMAASFGTILLVGGTKGKRMALPNSEIMIHQPHGGTRGQASDMLIHANRIIQHRQRLNQLLADHTGQPLERIEKDSDRDYFLTAAEAVEYGLVDKVITGA